In one Salvelinus fontinalis isolate EN_2023a chromosome 16, ASM2944872v1, whole genome shotgun sequence genomic region, the following are encoded:
- the adgrf3a gene encoding adhesion G protein-coupled receptor F5: protein MVLRTEASIPEDIIDGILKSFKMDNPVSVDTLKVTTDCAPLRNNTQCTCRPGHIWSVAVCQSSPNCCKQQNCTFESIKTKPMCLPETRVTVIGKLNIAGKVYFESYSNPNSMEYKKLHDELLPQLKRVYSTLNSFDDIYITGFSRGSVNIAFEMNLNNISADDLASKTAELEKALNSTFSLDTEGVVEITVPEGPVKYDSIQTILCQTKEDMKPIKWVLERSDSKSFNVTTGTDATVISTSRKTTILLRQATEIWEGLYTCAFNPKSSNVTINHRASATLDIALLPQIDISSTPQFPDCYNKYNPNDRVFVRVQCEIKNTTENYTVTWNYTNTETKLNEQKDVTGNAIIYRIDTTVSCNSLQEPDVTCTFMNILSQEKNATVNIPVIYSNSKFCPAEGAWSNAKANFTAVLKCKNGVGKTQRQCSSDGVWEEEKSNCVNVDLHDILIDSQNLGIGLGSVETNSANIFSRLKFSTDNSESINTYANVNASVSILFTMNNAINASLTNYTLNKAQLQDALISSSNLLDSSLEKSWISKPDQANISMAERYLISVEGLVEQSDVENNTYQHTNIELNGCEPQPEKHCVNKVFNVTVIMRTSSIMVKTIGFKSLNHYLPKPQQTDADPNSIVVSTSIGQGSADISIDFQLIRERPRNHKIQCVYWDFTKSQWSDEGCKWSGPDNENHCECTHLSSFTTLMSKKPDNLPYMKEITYVGLGVSIVSLLSCLVIECIVWKSVVKSSVSYCRHTAHINICLCLLIADCSFLASAFPKNIPENWCQIFVVVKHLCYLSMFFWMLCLSIMVLQQMIFVFHQMSKKFCLGLCFFVGYCCPLLIVFITFITYNSGQKDYYYTRETCWLVYEGSLKGSIFAFILPVGTIVVVNVFCMLVVIIRLLRPSLEVNTKDEKEVAKGILKAVILLTPIFGGTWIFGFCVLIFDITTGPIAYLVNYAFTLLNAFQGLFILLTAYFGEKPIRVALLKYFNLKQVQSAVSQSSKLASTMKTK, encoded by the exons ATGGTACTGAGGACTGAGGCGTCCATACCGGAAGACATTATTGATGGAATACTCAAATCTTTTAAAATGGACAATCCTGTGAGTGTTGACACCCTTAAAGTTACAACAG ATTGTGCCCCTCTTCGAAACAACACTCAGTGCACATGCAGACCAGGGCATATCTGGAGTGTTGCAGTGTGTCAGTCTTCACCTAACTGTTGTAAacaacaaaactgcacatttgaaAGCATAAAAACAAAACCAATGTGTCTCCCTGAAACAAGAG TTACTGTCATTGGAAAACTTAACATAGCTGGAAAGgtatattttgaaagttacagcAATCCAAATTCTATGGAATATAAAAAGTTGCATGACGAATTATTGCCTCAG CTGAAAAGGGTGTACAGTACATTGAATTCATTTGACGACATATACATCACAGGGTTCAG TCGTGGTAGTGTCAACATTGCTTTTGAAATGAACCTCAACAACATTTCAGCTGATGACCTTGCAAGCAAAACAGCAGAATTGGAAAAAGCACTGAATTCTACGTTCTCGCTTGACACAGAAG GTGTTGTTGAGATCACAGTCCCAGAAGGCCCGGTAAAATATGATTCTATCCAGACAATTCTCTGTCAAACCAAGGAGGACATGAAACCAATTAAATGGGTTTTGGAAAGGAGTGATAGTAAATCATTTAATGTAACAACAGGTACTGATGCTACAGTGATATCCACTAGTAGGAAGACTACAATTCTCCTCAGACAGGCAACGGAGATCTGGGAAG GGCTGTACACGTGTGCATTCAATCCAAAATCTTCCAATGTGACCATAAACCACAGAGCCAGTGCAACATTAGACATAGCTCTCCTGCCACAAATTGACATTAGTAGCACGCCTCAATTTCCAGACTGTTACAATAAATATAATCCAAATGATAGAGTCTTCGTCAGAGTTCAATGTGAAATTAAGAATACCACTGAAAACTACACCGTGACATGGAATTACACCAACACTGAAACGAAATTAAATGAACAAAAAG ATGTTACCGGTAATGCCATAATTTACAGGATTGATACGACTGTCAGCTGCAACAGTTTACAAGAGCCAGATGTAACATGTACATTTATGAACATCCTGTCCCAAGAGAAAAATGCTACTGTCAATATCCCTGTTATCTACA GCAATTCAAAATTTTGTCCTGCTGAAGGTGCCTGGTCAAACGCAAAGGCTAACTTTACGGCGGTGCTGAAGTGTAAAAATGGTGTTGGAAAAACCCAGAGACAGTGTTCCAGTGATGGAGTTTGGGAGGAGGAAAAATCTAACTGTGTGAATGTAGATCTACATGACATCCTAATTGATTCACAG AACCTTGGAATAGGACTTGGGTCAGTTGAAACAAATTCTGCGAACATATTTTCACGTCTGAAGTTTTCCACCGATAATTCAGAATCCATCAACACGTATGCTAATGTGAATGCTTCTGTGTCCATACTCTTCACCATGAACAACGCAATCAACGCATCTCTAACAAATTACACACTGAATAAGGCTCAACTACAA GATGCTCTAATATCATCCAGCAATCTTTTGGATAGCAGTCTTGAAAAGTCATGGATTTCTAAACCTGACCAGGCCAACATATCCATGGCTGAAAGATATCTGATTTCTGTTGAGGGCCTGGTTGAACAGTCAGATGTCGAGAATAACACATACCAACACACAAAcatagagttgaatggctgtgaacCTCAGCCGGAGAAACATTGTGTGAACAAAGTTTTCAATGTCACCGTAATCATGAGGACTAGCTCCATTATGGTTAAAACTATAGGTTTTAAATCTCTCAATCACTATCTACCAAAGCCGCAACAAACAGACGCTGATCCAAACAGCATTGTGGTGtccactagcattggtcaaggaTCTGCAGATATCTCAATAGACTTCCAGTTGATCCGTGAAAGGCCCCGCAACCACAAGATACAGTGTGTATATTGGGATTTTACAAAAAGCCAATGGTCTGATGAAGGTTGTAAATGGAGTGGTCCTGATAACGAAAACCATTGCGAATGCACCCACTTATCCTCGTTCACCACCCTCATGTCAAAGAAACCAGATAATCTTCCCTATATGAAGGAGATAACCTATGTGGGCTTGGGCGTCTCAATTGTCTCACTtctctcctgtctagtgatagaATGTATTGTGTGGAAATCTGTTGTCAAGTCCAGCGTGTCGTATTGTCGCCACACAGCCCACATTAACATCTGCCTGTGTTTACTGATAGCCGACTGTAGCTTTCTCGCCTCAGCTTTCCCCAAAAACATCCCAGAGAATTGGTGTCAGATTTTCGTGGTAGTTAAGCATTTATGCTACCTGTCCATGTTCTTCTGGATGTTGTGCCTGAGTATCATGGTTCTCCAACAGATGATATTTGTGTTCCATCAGATGAGCAAGAAGTTTTGCTTGGGACTGTGCTTTTTTGTTGGCTATTGCTGTCCACTGTTAATTGTTTTCATTACATTTATCACCTACAACAGTGGCCAGAAGGATTACTACTATACCAGGGAGACTTGTTGGCTGGTTTATGAAGGTTCTTTAAAGGGCTCCATCTTTGCGTTCATTCTGCCTGTTGGCACTATTGTAGTAGTCAATGTGTTCTGCATGCTAGTAGTTATCATAAGGCTCCTGAGACCAAGTCTTGAAGTCAACACTAAGGATGAAAAAGAAGTGGCCAAAGGTATCCTAAAAGCGGTTATCCTCCTAACCCCAATCTTTGGAGGGACATGGATTTTTGGATTTTGTGTTTTGATATTTGACATCACCACAGGACCTATAGCCTACCTGGTGAACTATGCCTTCACTCTGCTGAACGCATTCCAG